Proteins from a single region of Gossypium arboreum isolate Shixiya-1 chromosome 1, ASM2569848v2, whole genome shotgun sequence:
- the LOC108482623 gene encoding protein WEAK CHLOROPLAST MOVEMENT UNDER BLUE LIGHT 1-like — protein MYLFNETSMSFSLFKTTVPSAYSLHFSFHQFQSDMEKEKNTQGLEKELANYRLQIEAKDSAYMQALLQLEHYKKTAEELAVLLRNSELERERYIEECNEFKNRVDKLESKTKGIVDQLSETAKVREQLSCVLNDLKVTQADVLNMESQLAAAKDLEIKAITQAEIMEVSANMEKERSEKLLGRIAELHDAVLISQLSATEAENEKCRVVSEKDAEMEAMKATAFQAQKEMEDLRKQLETIRELENKLVAKTAYIESLQAKLEQVSNVLSSMENASLDGGIDLNQIKQDLEFKERKISDQAFYIEALETELKRLKLELENANQVAKNLKNDAQVSHVFVQTEKCVDHIMISVEEYNSLIRKAEKADEFSRSSAEDFDQLTTESVSKNQVEALKKQLEVAMAKIGLFRNRAEQAATRAEAAEKAKATAEEQLRKWQLQKQRRRAALAALREESAPKEFCLPTIEKLPTKHQPLGKVLKMNF, from the exons ATGTATTTGTTCAATGAAACTTCAATGTCTTTCTCTCtgttcaaaaccactgttccctCTGCATATTCCTTGCACTTCAGTTTCCACCAATTCCAG TCAGATATGGAAAAAGAGAAAAACACCCAAGGGTTAGAAAAGGAATTGGCCAACTACAGGCTGCAAATAGAAGCAAAGGACTCTGCATACATGCAGGCTCTTCTTCAACTAGAACACTATAAGAAAACAGCAGAAGAACTTGCCGTCCTACTAAGGAACTCCGAGCTCGAGAGAGAGAGATATATAGAAGAATGCAATGAATTCAAGAATCGGGTCGATAAACTCGAATCGAAGACGAAAGGGATAGTAGATCAGTTGTCTGAAACAGCAAAGGTGCGCGAGCAGCTTTCGTGTGTTTTAAATGATCTGAAGGTTACACAAGCTGATGTACTTAATATGGAATCACAACTTGCTGCTGCAAAAGATTTAGAGATCAAGGCAATTACTCAAGCTGAAATTATGGAAGTCTCCGCTAACATGGAAAAGGAAAGATCTGAAAAACTTTTAGGGCGCATTGCGGAGCTTCACGATGCTGTTCTTATTTCTCAGCTTTCTGCCACAGAAGCTGAGAATGAGAAGTGCAGAGTTGTGTCCGAGAAAGATGCTGAAATGGAGGCAATGAAGGCAACAGCATTTCAAGCACAAAAAGAGATGGAAGATCTGAGAAAACAGTTGGAAACAATTCGAGAACTCGAGAATAAGCTCGTAGCCAAGACCGCATATATCGAGTCATTGCAGGCAAAGCTTGAGCAGGTAAGTAATGTACTCAGTTCAATGGAGAATGCTAGTTTGGACGGTGGAATTGATCTAAACCAAATAAAACAAGACTTGGAGTTCAAGGAAAGAAAGATATCAGATCAAGCATTTTATATCGAGGCGTTGGAAACGGAACTTAAACGATTAAAACTCGAACTGGAAAATGCTAATCAAGTGGCAAAGAACCTGAAGAATGATGCACAAGTTTCACACGTTTTTGTTCAAACAGAGAAGTGTGTTGATCATATAATGATCTCGGTCGAAGAATACAACTCTTTGATCCGAAAAGCTGAGAAGGCAGATGAATTTTCAAGGTCTTCAGCAGAAGATTTTGATCAGTTAACCACAGAGTCAGTAAGCAAGAACCAAGTTGAAGCATTGAAGAAACAATTGGAAGTTGCAATGGCGAAAATCGGGTTGTTCCGGAACCGAGCAGAACAAGCGGCGACGAGAGCGGAAGCAGCGGAGAAAGCCAAAGCAACAGCAGAGGAACAGCTGAGGAAGTGGCAATTACAAAAGCAGAGAAGAAGAGCTGCTTTAGCTGCCTTAAGAGAGGAGTCTGCACCTAAAGAGTTCTGTCTGCCCACCATTGAAAAGTTACCCACAAAACATCAGCCATTGGGTAAAGTTCTTAAGATGAACTTCTAG